In Streptomyces sp. SN-593, a single genomic region encodes these proteins:
- a CDS encoding DUF5926 family protein yields MAKKRATATKSTNQQAAAGGAVPVVGAREPCPCGSGRRYKACHGREAAHAVTELVRRPFEGLPGECDWVALRELVPAATVPLTLKGELPAGVPSVTLGTVLPMAWPALRRDTGAVLLGLQNDASSGDISRDLADTLSRALEADPGNPVESRRPAPDGPRLQDLLDLSVPFAPQVHSGFEFWLEDASAAGGEVAASLERANQAAIPTVRLTGVDAAYWCETPEKNHLRWVMPQPEDDLLDALARLHAAGASGLGEGTRLVGSFRAHGLMVPVWDLPVGMSAEEVEKPAAAFGERLAETLARTGPLTAEERRARSGFTNRQITLS; encoded by the coding sequence ATGGCCAAGAAGCGCGCGACCGCCACCAAGTCCACGAACCAGCAGGCGGCGGCAGGCGGTGCCGTCCCCGTCGTCGGCGCGCGCGAACCGTGCCCGTGCGGTTCGGGGCGGCGGTACAAGGCGTGCCACGGCCGGGAGGCGGCGCACGCCGTCACCGAGCTGGTGCGCCGCCCGTTCGAGGGGCTGCCGGGGGAGTGCGACTGGGTGGCGCTGCGCGAGCTGGTGCCCGCGGCCACGGTGCCGCTCACGCTCAAGGGCGAGCTGCCCGCGGGCGTGCCGTCCGTCACCCTCGGCACCGTACTGCCCATGGCCTGGCCGGCGCTGCGCCGCGACACCGGCGCCGTGCTGCTCGGCCTGCAGAACGACGCGTCGAGCGGCGACATCAGCCGCGACCTGGCGGACACCCTGTCCCGCGCCCTGGAGGCCGACCCGGGCAACCCGGTGGAGAGCCGGCGTCCCGCGCCGGACGGGCCCCGGCTCCAGGACCTGCTCGACCTGTCCGTGCCGTTCGCGCCGCAAGTGCACAGCGGGTTCGAGTTCTGGCTCGAGGACGCCAGTGCGGCCGGCGGCGAGGTGGCCGCGTCGCTGGAGCGGGCGAACCAGGCGGCGATCCCCACCGTCCGGCTCACCGGTGTGGACGCCGCGTACTGGTGCGAGACGCCGGAGAAGAACCACCTGCGCTGGGTGATGCCGCAGCCGGAGGACGACCTGCTCGACGCGCTCGCGCGGCTGCACGCCGCCGGCGCCTCGGGGCTCGGCGAGGGCACCCGGCTGGTCGGGTCCTTCCGGGCGCACGGCCTGATGGTGCCGGTGTGGGACCTGCCGGTGGGCATGTCCGCGGAGGAGGTGGAGAAGCCCGCCGCCGCCTTCGGGGAGCGGCTGGCCGAGACGCTGGCCCGTACCGGCCCGCTGACCGCGGAGGAGCGCAGGGCGCGCAGCGGCTTCACCAACCGCCAGATCACGCTGAGTTGA